Proteins encoded together in one Lathyrus oleraceus cultivar Zhongwan6 chromosome 5, CAAS_Psat_ZW6_1.0, whole genome shotgun sequence window:
- the LOC127085169 gene encoding E3 ubiquitin ligase PQT3-like isoform X2: protein MAVYYKFKSAKDYDSIPMDGPFISVGTLKQNVFVSKHLGRGTDFDLLVTNAQTNEEYLDEEMLIPKNTSVLIRRVPGQARLPIVTEPQQEVENKVVETEPENISLPADDTSAMKYPEKLDWDEFGNDLYSIPDQLPVQSSYMILEAPPTNNADEDSKIKALIDTPALDWQHQGSDFGPGRGFRRGMGGRTGGGRGFGLERKSPPEGYVCHRCKVPGHFIQHCPTNGDSTFDIKKVRQPTGIPRSMLMVNPQGSYALLNGSVAVLKPNEAAFDKEMEGLSSTRSVGDLPPELHCPLCNNVMKNAVLTSKCCFKSFCDKCIRDYIMSKSACVCHATNVLADDLLPNNTLRDAIKRILESGNGSTENAGSTYQVQDMESSRCQQPTIPSPTSSATSKGEPKALPVNEGITNIQEIADERKPVSTQQVSEQVRIPRAADVSEATHESMSVKELASQGSAKLVEEEVQQKVVPTDAGRKKKKKKVRMLTDDLQWKTPHDFGGENYMMPMGPPPPSYNPYWNGMQPCMDGFMAPYAAPMQMMSYGPGPFDMPFVGGISQDPFGMQGYTMPVVPPHRDFAEFGIGMNVPPPVMNREEFDARNANLRRKHENERWGERDFSKDQEFGREVSSVGDVSSLKSKTKSNPPSSGAYSISHQCQQRMDQNHRSAGHYFNRNHEDEQSRPHKSKSEHYSDRNHEDERHSHHKNHRLETTYNDRKQKSNIFSRISFSAEEEAIAKKKRKASSATQSSTTASMVHVSNGYYEVRKNDDDCSDDDERHFKRRRSRYELVDSRERKHR, encoded by the exons ATGGCTGTGTATTATAAATTTAAGAGTGCAAAAGATTACGATTCAATTCCCATGGACGGTCCTTTCATCTCTGTTGGCACATTGAAACAAAATGTTTTTGTATCCAAGCATTTAGGGAGGGGTACTGATTTCGACCTACTGGTCACCAACGCCCAGACCAATGAAG AATATCTTGATGAAGAAATGTTGATTCCTAAAAATACCTCAGTGTTAATTAGACGGGTTCCAGGACAGGCACGATTACCAATTGTTACGGAACCACA ACAAGAGGTGGAAAATAAGGTGGTGGAAACTGAACCTGAGAACATTAGCTTACCAGCAGATGATACATCTGCCATGAAATAT CCTGAAAAATTGGACTGGGATGAATTTGGCAATGATTTATATTCAATTCCTGATCAACTGCCTGTTCAATCGAGCTACATGATTCTAGAGGCTCCTCCAACTAACAATGCTGACGAAGACAGTAAGATTAAGGCCTTGATTGATACTCCAGCGTTGGATTGGCAACA TCAGGGTTCAGACTTTGGCCCTGGTAGAGGTTTTCGAAGGGGCATGGGTGGACGGACGGGAGGTGGGCGTGGTTTTG GGTTGGAACGGAAATCACCTCCGGAAGGATATGTATGTCATAGATGCAAGGTGCCTG GACATTTCATTCAACATTGCCCTACAAATGGTGATTCAACTTTTGACATAAAAAAAGTCAGGCAACCTACTGGTATTCCTCGATCTATGCTGATGGTAAATCCACAAGGTTCCTATGCTTTACTAAATGGTTCAGTAGCTGTTTTGAAGCCAAATGA GGCTGCTTTTGATAAAGAAATGGAAGGGTTGTCATCTACACGTTCAGTTGGTGATCTACCACCTGAGCTCCACTGCCCCTTGTGCAATAATGTCATGAAAAATGCTGTATTGACAAGCAAGTGTTGTTTTAAAAGCTTCTGTGACAAAT GTATTAGGGACTATATTATGTCCAAGTCTGCATGCGTATGCCATGCAACAAATGTTCTTGCAGATGATCTTTTACCAAATAATACGCTTAGAGATGCCATCAAGCGCATATTGGAGTCTGGCAATGGCAGTACTGAAAATGCTGGGAGCACTTACCAAGTTCAAG ATATGGAGTCTTCTCGTTGTCAACAGCCCACAATACCTTCTCCTACTTCATCTGCTACCTCCAAGGGAGAACCAAAGGCTTTACCAGTTAATGAAGGAATAACAAATATACAGGAAATAGCTGATGAAAGAAAGCCTGTCTCTACACAGCAGGTATCAGAGCAAGTGAGGATTCCTAGAGCGGCTGATGTATCTGAAGCTACTCATGAGTCTATGAGTGTGAAGGAACTAGCCTCACAAGGGAGTGCTAAACTGGTCGAGGAAGAAGTACAGCAAAAAGTGGTTCCTACTGATGCTG gaaggaaaaagaaaaagaaaaaagtcCGTATGCTCACAGATG ATTTACAATGGAAAACCCCTCATGACTTTGGCGGAGAGAATTATATGATGCCAATGGGCCCACCACCTCCTAGTTATAATCCATACTGGAATGGCATGCAACCTTGCATGGATGGATTTATGGCACCATATGCTGCTCCAATGCAAATGATGAGTTATGGCCCAGGCCCATTTGACATGCCATTTGTAGGTGGTATATCTCAAGACCCATTTGGCATGCAAGGATACACGATGCCTGTAGTTCCACCTCATAG GGATTTTGCTGAGTTCGGTATAGGGATGAATGTTCCACCACCTGTTATGAATAGAGAGGAGTTTGATGCTCGGAATGCTAATCTGAGGAGGAAGCATGAAAACGAGAGATGGGGTGAAAG GGACTTCTCCAAAGACCAGGAATTTGGTAGGGAGGTGAGCAGTGTGGGGGATGTTTCTTCGCTGAAATCAAAAACA AAATCAAATCCACCGTCATCAGGTGCCTATTCCATTTCCCATCAATGTCAGCAACGGATGGATCAGAACCATAGATCAGCTGGGCACTATTTCAACCGAAACCACGAGGATGAGCAATCACGTCCTCACAAATCAAAATCAGAGCACTATTCCGACCGCAACCATGAGGATGAGCGGCACAGCCACCACAAAAACCACAGACTAGAAACCACATACAACGATCGCAAGCAGAAGAGCAACATCTTTTCTCGCATAAGCTTCTCAGCTGAGGAGGAAGCCATTGCTAAAAAGAAAAGGAAGGCTTCTTCCGCAACGCAATCATCAACCACTGCCTCAATGGTGCACGTGTCAAACGGGTACTATGAAGTGAGAAAAAATGACGATGATTGTAGCGACGACGATGAGCGGCATTTTAAACGGAGACGGTCAAGGTACGAGTTAGTGGATTCAAGAGAGCGGAAGCATAGGTGA
- the LOC127085169 gene encoding E3 ubiquitin ligase PQT3-like isoform X1, with protein sequence MAVYYKFKSAKDYDSIPMDGPFISVGTLKQNVFVSKHLGRGTDFDLLVTNAQTNEEYLDEEMLIPKNTSVLIRRVPGQARLPIVTEPQQEVENKVVETEPENISLPADDTSAMKYPEKLDWDEFGNDLYSIPDQLPVQSSYMILEAPPTNNADEDSKIKALIDTPALDWQHQGSDFGPGRGFRRGMGGRTGGGRGFGLERKSPPEGYVCHRCKVPGHFIQHCPTNGDSTFDIKKVRQPTGIPRSMLMVNPQGSYALLNGSVAVLKPNEAAFDKEMEGLSSTRSVGDLPPELHCPLCNNVMKNAVLTSKCCFKSFCDKCIRDYIMSKSACVCHATNVLADDLLPNNTLRDAIKRILESGNGSTENAGSTYQVQDMESSRCQQPTIPSPTSSATSKGEPKALPVNEGITNIQEIADERKPVSTQQVSEQVRIPRAADVSEATHESMSVKELASQGSAKLVEEEVQQKVVPTDAGRKKKKKKVRMLTDGRSAVSSDMAFSINLQWKTPHDFGGENYMMPMGPPPPSYNPYWNGMQPCMDGFMAPYAAPMQMMSYGPGPFDMPFVGGISQDPFGMQGYTMPVVPPHRDFAEFGIGMNVPPPVMNREEFDARNANLRRKHENERWGERDFSKDQEFGREVSSVGDVSSLKSKTKSNPPSSGAYSISHQCQQRMDQNHRSAGHYFNRNHEDEQSRPHKSKSEHYSDRNHEDERHSHHKNHRLETTYNDRKQKSNIFSRISFSAEEEAIAKKKRKASSATQSSTTASMVHVSNGYYEVRKNDDDCSDDDERHFKRRRSRYELVDSRERKHR encoded by the exons ATGGCTGTGTATTATAAATTTAAGAGTGCAAAAGATTACGATTCAATTCCCATGGACGGTCCTTTCATCTCTGTTGGCACATTGAAACAAAATGTTTTTGTATCCAAGCATTTAGGGAGGGGTACTGATTTCGACCTACTGGTCACCAACGCCCAGACCAATGAAG AATATCTTGATGAAGAAATGTTGATTCCTAAAAATACCTCAGTGTTAATTAGACGGGTTCCAGGACAGGCACGATTACCAATTGTTACGGAACCACA ACAAGAGGTGGAAAATAAGGTGGTGGAAACTGAACCTGAGAACATTAGCTTACCAGCAGATGATACATCTGCCATGAAATAT CCTGAAAAATTGGACTGGGATGAATTTGGCAATGATTTATATTCAATTCCTGATCAACTGCCTGTTCAATCGAGCTACATGATTCTAGAGGCTCCTCCAACTAACAATGCTGACGAAGACAGTAAGATTAAGGCCTTGATTGATACTCCAGCGTTGGATTGGCAACA TCAGGGTTCAGACTTTGGCCCTGGTAGAGGTTTTCGAAGGGGCATGGGTGGACGGACGGGAGGTGGGCGTGGTTTTG GGTTGGAACGGAAATCACCTCCGGAAGGATATGTATGTCATAGATGCAAGGTGCCTG GACATTTCATTCAACATTGCCCTACAAATGGTGATTCAACTTTTGACATAAAAAAAGTCAGGCAACCTACTGGTATTCCTCGATCTATGCTGATGGTAAATCCACAAGGTTCCTATGCTTTACTAAATGGTTCAGTAGCTGTTTTGAAGCCAAATGA GGCTGCTTTTGATAAAGAAATGGAAGGGTTGTCATCTACACGTTCAGTTGGTGATCTACCACCTGAGCTCCACTGCCCCTTGTGCAATAATGTCATGAAAAATGCTGTATTGACAAGCAAGTGTTGTTTTAAAAGCTTCTGTGACAAAT GTATTAGGGACTATATTATGTCCAAGTCTGCATGCGTATGCCATGCAACAAATGTTCTTGCAGATGATCTTTTACCAAATAATACGCTTAGAGATGCCATCAAGCGCATATTGGAGTCTGGCAATGGCAGTACTGAAAATGCTGGGAGCACTTACCAAGTTCAAG ATATGGAGTCTTCTCGTTGTCAACAGCCCACAATACCTTCTCCTACTTCATCTGCTACCTCCAAGGGAGAACCAAAGGCTTTACCAGTTAATGAAGGAATAACAAATATACAGGAAATAGCTGATGAAAGAAAGCCTGTCTCTACACAGCAGGTATCAGAGCAAGTGAGGATTCCTAGAGCGGCTGATGTATCTGAAGCTACTCATGAGTCTATGAGTGTGAAGGAACTAGCCTCACAAGGGAGTGCTAAACTGGTCGAGGAAGAAGTACAGCAAAAAGTGGTTCCTACTGATGCTG gaaggaaaaagaaaaagaaaaaagtcCGTATGCTCACAGATGGTAGATCTGCTGTTTCTTCTGACATGGCTTTCAGTATCA ATTTACAATGGAAAACCCCTCATGACTTTGGCGGAGAGAATTATATGATGCCAATGGGCCCACCACCTCCTAGTTATAATCCATACTGGAATGGCATGCAACCTTGCATGGATGGATTTATGGCACCATATGCTGCTCCAATGCAAATGATGAGTTATGGCCCAGGCCCATTTGACATGCCATTTGTAGGTGGTATATCTCAAGACCCATTTGGCATGCAAGGATACACGATGCCTGTAGTTCCACCTCATAG GGATTTTGCTGAGTTCGGTATAGGGATGAATGTTCCACCACCTGTTATGAATAGAGAGGAGTTTGATGCTCGGAATGCTAATCTGAGGAGGAAGCATGAAAACGAGAGATGGGGTGAAAG GGACTTCTCCAAAGACCAGGAATTTGGTAGGGAGGTGAGCAGTGTGGGGGATGTTTCTTCGCTGAAATCAAAAACA AAATCAAATCCACCGTCATCAGGTGCCTATTCCATTTCCCATCAATGTCAGCAACGGATGGATCAGAACCATAGATCAGCTGGGCACTATTTCAACCGAAACCACGAGGATGAGCAATCACGTCCTCACAAATCAAAATCAGAGCACTATTCCGACCGCAACCATGAGGATGAGCGGCACAGCCACCACAAAAACCACAGACTAGAAACCACATACAACGATCGCAAGCAGAAGAGCAACATCTTTTCTCGCATAAGCTTCTCAGCTGAGGAGGAAGCCATTGCTAAAAAGAAAAGGAAGGCTTCTTCCGCAACGCAATCATCAACCACTGCCTCAATGGTGCACGTGTCAAACGGGTACTATGAAGTGAGAAAAAATGACGATGATTGTAGCGACGACGATGAGCGGCATTTTAAACGGAGACGGTCAAGGTACGAGTTAGTGGATTCAAGAGAGCGGAAGCATAGGTGA